A single region of the Plasmodium malariae genome assembly, chromosome: 7 genome encodes:
- the PmUG01_07032400 gene encoding U4/U6 snRNA-associated-splicing factor, putative: MNQSSDSKRRRIDSDIKNEGGKSTYVFDDFNKNELVASSKGKEGMREVPSNAHNLSREKNANGIEENSECADKKSKDKEAYYSNNAIDTSEQNKEALNNSIGAKRNKLNKHKNKNKNERKLNNYIKNELIVEKDEEDEQVDEKGICSYSINKDKSRQSKHYLIQNLQDKSALLNDLTMIEENKLYVKNVKENITKKDLEEYFANIDGYVETRIVFNNSGVSRRFAYIEFDSKESANNFINMLQDSNVKNYKTFTIKNVNLYTSISKPQKTLYEEKKLFMKFTKCDIQNEENLKEKILHFFSNHSVRVTDIRLLGEGVDKHGYLEVEDNESVIKCVETIKECRVEDTHFSLQYCIPIIKKKIIYNIEKIKEQKEKSKQLKEEQKREENSCTIVVKNLHYNTRKNKLKHFFEQIGEIENIYLSKKVSEKNIKRNKGYAFITFKNANDATSSLILNDSIIDGRNILISKFFEDNKIKKNETDQAIMQVVGKENEKLHVDTTEEHIQKKKNPYIYYKKEMATQEKKKKKRINLSKSINTNVPVDKRTDETTGPMTNEDFRKLFFK, encoded by the exons ATGAATCAAAGTTCTGATAGTAAGAGAAGAAGGATAGATAGTGATATTAAGAATGAGGGAGGAAAAAGCACTTACGTATTTGatgattttaataaaaatgaactgGTAGCTTCATCCAAAGGAAAGGAGGGAATGAGAGAAGTACCTAGTAATGCACATAATCTTTCCAGAGAAAAGAATGCAAATGGAATAGAGGAAAACAGCGAATGTGCAGATAAAAAGAGCAAAGATAAGGAAGCGTACTATAGCAACAATGCTATTGATACGAGTgagcaaaataaagaagcCCTCAATAACAGCATCGGTGCTAAGAGGAATAAactaaataaacataaaaacaaaaataaaaacgaaagaaagttaaataattatataaaaaatgaattaatagtTGAGAAGGACGAAGAAGACGAACAGGTTGATGAAAAGGGCATTTGCTCGTatagtattaataaagataaaagtAGACAATCAAAGCATTatttaatacaaaatttacAAGATAAGAGTGCACTATTAAATGATCTCACTATGattgaagaaaataaattgtatgttaaaaatgtaaaagaaaatataacaaaaaaagatttaGAAGAATATTTTGCAAATATTGATGGATATGTAGAAACAAGAattgtatttaataattcaGGAGTATCTAGAAGATTTGCTTATATAGAATTTGATAGCAAAGAAAGtgcaaataattttataaatatgttacaAGATAgcaatgtaaaaaattataaaacttttaccataaaaaatgtaaatctGTATACATCGATATCTAAACCACAGAAAACcttatatgaagaaaaaaagctATTCATGAAATTTACAAAATGCGATATTCAAAATGAGGAAaacttaaaagaaaaaattttacactttttttcGAATCATTCTGTTAGAGTAACTGATATTAGGCTTCTGGGGGAAGGCGTTGACAA ACACGGGTACCTAGAGGTGGAGGATAACGAGAGTGTTATAAAATGTGTAGAGACTATAAAAGAGTGCAGAGTAGAGGATACTCACTTTAGCTTACAGTACTGCATACcaataattaagaaaaagataatatataatatagaaaaaataaaagaacaaaaggaaaaaagtaaacaGTTGAAAGAAGAACagaaaagagaagaaaacaGCTGTACCATTGTAGTAAAGaatttacattataatactagaaaaaataaactaaaacatttttttgaaCAGATAGgtgaaatagaaaatatatacttaagtAAGAAGGTGTCCGAGAAGAacattaaaagaaataaagggTATGCgtttattacttttaaaaatgctAATGATGCAACATCTTCTTTAATACTAAATGATTCTATTATAGATGGTAGAAATATTCTAAtatctaaattttttgaagataataaaattaaaaaaaatgaaactgATCAAGCAATAATGCAAGTGGTTGGTAAGGAGAATGAAAAATTACATGTAGACACAACTGAAGAacacatacaaaaaaaaaaaaatccatatatatattataaaaaggaaatggctactcaagaaaaaaaaaaaaaaaaaagaattaatttaaGTAAGTCCATTAATACTAATGTACCAGTGGACAAAAGGACGGATGAAACAACGGGTCCCATGACAAACGAAGATTTtagaaaacttttttttaaataa
- the PmUG01_07032500 gene encoding ubiquitin-conjugating enzyme, putative, with protein MTNIARELLKKQFLELTRDHNAGFSVGLVDDTNFFEWNVCFEGPKNTLYEGGIYNATLSFPSDFPNHPPQMKFTQEMWHPNVFPDGRVCISILHPPGVDIYNEQEKPEERWRPIWSVEGILISVISMLNEPNLESPANVDAAVQLKNNLNEYKRKVRALARMC; from the exons AATTAACACGAGATCATAACGCCGGTTTTTCCGTCGGACTAGTAGACGACACAAATTTCTTTGAATGGAACGTGTGCTTTGAGGGCCCTAAAAATACTCTATATGAAG GAGGTATATACAATGCTACCCTCTCATTTCCTTCGGATTTTCCGAACCATCCACCTCAAATGAAATTCACTCAAGAAATGTGGCATCCAAATg TTTTTCCCGATGGAAGAGTATGCATAAGTATATTGCATCCCCCTG GAGTTGACATATACAATGAACAAGAGAAGCCAGAAGAGAGATGGAGACCAATATGGTCAGTTGAAGGTATTTTAATTAGTGTAATTTCAATGTTAAATGAACCCAATCTAGAATCCCCTGCTAATGTAGATGCCGCG gtacaattaaaaaacaatCTAAACGAGTACAAAAGGAAAGTTAGAGCTCTTGCTCGAATGTGCTAA
- the PmUG01_07032200 gene encoding conserved Plasmodium protein, unknown function — protein MDDNDSFASFENSNNSEASYGENKHNMNLDNFLDYDFQHMKDEEKYKYIGTDIVQRQDYFEIKNGKIEFLEENNVNYENFALYNRKKEQVDIFHKLKKELYGIAFKNHNNKLKNIPRAATDNDLINDTNKKRIDNTSPKSIKVERNKEEGDNEDSDKEEGGKENGHTKNGSTKNGSTKNGSTKNGSAKNGNTKSKEKNKKIYELLNNDIGLALGNKLEDTYNDIKSSVNWLGNFFSNSQQNDEKKYLKIFYKDLYFVSDITIIRFLDTYNYNMIKSLNKIIKFILWRQMSIKLFNNNKNTSDKMDCSNTSSNINSDNAMGSRGTNMSGANASGINTSDINNSSKDFITVNSLDSNSNCDNSIVFINPSKIKNILMKTNIFRCGYDKKLRPMMYVRIQEKLNMQEDELFLLLVYHVDMCVNSINYNKCFQEINTLDNNDFEKKKEIDETTLQLVIVVDCLKFELNNMLSVDCIKKIINIFNEFYTDVLFRIYVINIPSFFKKVWSVYNMFIDNHTLKKIIFINKKNINLMYDHIDTNVMKHFDKNLDKKSSENSSIFFPSNSLYYKYDEMYYKKLISYVNTWVDKMVKANH, from the coding sequence ATGGATGACAACGATAGTTTTGCTTCATTTGAAAACAGTAATAACAGTGAAGCATCATATGGTGAAAATAAGCATAATATGAAtttagataattttttagatTATGATTTTCAACATATGAAAGATGaagagaaatataaatatataggtaCAGATATTGTACAACGACAAGACTattttgaaattaaaaacgggaaaattgaatttttagaagaaaataatgtaaattatgaaaattttgctttatataatagaaaaaaagaacaagtAGATATTTTccacaaattaaaaaaagaactatATGGTATAGCATTTAAAAATCATAAcaataagttaaaaaatattccacGTGCAGCCACCGATAATGATTTGATAAatgatacaaataaaaaaagaatagatAATACAAGTCCAAAATCAATAAAAGTGGAAAGGAATAAAGAAGAGGGGGATAATGAAGATAGTGATAAAGAAGAGGGGGGTAAAGAAAATGGGCACACAAAAAATGGGAGCACAAAAAATGGGAGCACAAAAAATGGGAGCACAAAAAATGGGAGCGCAAAAAATGGGAATacaaaaagtaaagaaaaaaataaaaaaatatacgaattattaaataatgacaTCGGTTTAGCATTAGGAAATAAATTAGAAGACACGtataatgatattaaaagTAGTGTGAATTGGttaggaaattttttttcaaatagtcaacaaaatgatgaaaaaaaatatttaaaaattttctacaaagatttatattttgtgagtgatataacaataatacgGTTCCTAGAtacttataattataatatgataaaatccttgaataaaataattaaatttattctatGGAGACAAATGAGTATCAaactttttaataacaataaaaatacttCAGACAAGATGGATTGTTCAAACACAAGTAGTAACATAAACAGCGATAACGCTATGGGCAGTAGAGGTACAAATATGAGTGGTGCAAACGCCAGCGGTATAAATACCAGTGATATAAACAATAGTTCCAAAGATTTCATCACTGTAAACAGTTTAGACTCTAACAGCAACTGCGATAACAgcattgtttttattaatccctcaaaaattaagaatattttaatgaagaCAAATATTTTTCGATGTGGTTATGATAAAAAACTAAGACCAATGATGTATGTACGCATacaggaaaaattaaatatgcaAGAAGacgaattatttttattattggtATATCATGTTGATATGTGTGTAAATAGTatcaattataataaatgctTCCAAGAAATCAATACCTTAGATAATAATgactttgaaaaaaaaaaggaaattgaTGAGACTACCTTACAGTTGGTAATAGTTGTAGACTGTTTAAAAtttgaattaaataatatgctAAGTGTTgattgtattaaaaaaattattaacatttttaatgaattttacACGGATGTTTTATTTAGAATATATGTCATAAACATtccttccttttttaaaaaggtatGGTCCGtgtataatatgtttattgataatcatacattaaaaaaaattatttttataaataaaaaaaatatcaatttGATGTATGATCATATTGACACAAATGTTATGAAacattttgataaaaatctGGATAAAAAAAGTTCTGAAAATTCTTCCATATTTTTTCCGTCGAATTcgttatattataaatatgatgaaatgtattacaaaaaattaataagcTATGTTAATACGTGGGTTGATAAAATGGTAAAAGCAAATCACTAA
- the IMPDH gene encoding inosine-5'-monophosphate dehydrogenase, putative, producing MANGWKAEKIFGDITSYTYDDIICMPGYIDFPLNEIDLCNNLTSTISLRTPIISSPMDTVTEHKMSISMALCGGLGIIHNNMSIENQIEEVKKVKRFENGFIFDPYTFSPEHTVSDVLETKNKVGYKSYPITVDGKVGSKLVGIITGVDYLYLTDKTKKIRDVMTTDLVTGSYPITLSDANNILCDEKKSVLPIVNNNFELIALVCRNDMHKNKIFPHASKSKNKQLIVGASISTREYDLERANQLIKNMIDVICIDSSQGNSIYQIDMIKNIKATYADLPIIGGNVVTCDQAKNLIDAGADVLRIGMGSGSICTTQDVCAVGRAQGTAVYHVSNYAHTRNIKTIADGGIKNSGNIVKALSLGADFVMLGNLLAATEESCSDYYFENNVRLKIYRGMGSMDAMYNKSFNSKSRYLVEENKNDNSNEPHEEVKVSQGVSASLVDKGSVLNLIPHLVKAVKHGFQSMGIRNIPELHTKLYAGDLKFDIRSFNTIKEGRISDNLIFSNKKFSQ from the coding sequence ATGGCTAACGGATGGAAGGCAGAGAAAATTTTTGGTGATATAAcatcatatacatatgatgatataatatgtatGCCAGGGTATATTGATTTTCCGCTAAATGAAATAGATCTATGTAACAATTTAACTAGTACCATATCTTTGAGAACACCCATAATATCATCACCTATGGATACAGTAACAGAGCACAAAATGTCCATTTCGATGGCTTTATGTGGAGGACTAGGcattattcataataatatgagtATTGAAAATCAAATTGAAGAGGtgaaaaaggtaaaaagaTTTGAAAATGGGTTCATATTTGACCCATATACATTTTCTCCTGAACATACAGTATCTGATGTACTTGAGACGAAGAATAAAGTCGGTTATAAATCATACCCTATAACAGTAGATGGAAAAGTGGGTTCTAAATTAGTAGGAATAATAACAGGGGttgattatttatatttaacggataaaacaaaaaaaattagagatGTAATGACAACAGATCTAGTTACTGGTAGCTATCCAATTACTTTATCAGATGCCAATAATATTCTTTGCGATGAAAAGAAAAGTGTATTACCAATTGTTAATAACAATTTTGAACTTATAGCTCTAGTGTGTAGAAATGATATgcataagaataaaattttcccACATGCAtctaaaagtaaaaataaacaattaatTGTTGGTGCTTCAATATCAACTAGAGAATATGATTTGGAAAGAGCAAAtcaattaattaaaaatatgatagaTGTTATTTGTATTGACTCGTCACAAGGAAATAGTATATATCAAATTGAtatgattaaaaatattaaagcaACTTACGCAGATTTACCAATCATAGGTGGAAATGTTGTTACATGTGATCAAGCCAAAAATTTAATTGATGCAGGTGCAGATGTTTTACGTATTGGAATGGGAAGCGGATCAATATGTACTACACAAGATGTATGTGCTGTTGGTAGAGCACAAGGTACTGCCGTTTATCATGTTAGTAATTATGCACACacaagaaatattaaaactatAGCTGATGGTGGAATTAAAAACTCAGGGAATATTGTCAAAGCATTGTCTTTAGGTGCTGATTTTGTTATGTTAGGAAATTTATTAGCAGCAACAGAAGAAAGTTGTAGTGATTATTACTTTGAAAATAACGTGcgtttaaaaatttacagaGGTATGGGTAGTATGGATGCTATGTACAACAAGAGCTTTAATTCGAAAAGTAGATATCTagtagaagaaaataaaaatgataacagCAATGAACCACATGAAGAAGTAAAAGTGTCTCAAGGAGTTTCGGCTAGCTTAGTTGACAAAGGATCCGTTCTAAACCTAATTCCTCATCTTGTAAAAGCTGTTAAACATGGTTTCCAAAGTATGGGAATTAGAAATATACCAGAACTTCATACGAAGTTATACGCAGGGGATCTCAAATTTGATATAAGATCATTTAATACGATAAAGGAGGGCAGAATTAGCGATAACCTTATATTcagtaacaaaaaattttcccAATAA